The region CGCGCCGAGCGCAGGCTGGACACCCCGGAGCGCACCGGCCCCATCATCGGCGTGCTTGAGTTCACCCAGGACATCACCGACGTCTACAGCACGGTCCTCAATTTCCAGCGTATCATCATCCTGTCATCTCTCCTGTCATCCTTGGGCCTGTTCTTCATGCTCCTGCTCATGATCCGCCGCGCCGACCGCCTGGCTGCCCAGCGGACGCGGGAGAAGGAAATGCTTGAGCGCGACCTGCACCAGAGCGAGAAGATGGCCAGCATGGGCCGCATGGTTTCGGGCATCGCCCACGAGATACGCAACCCTCTGGGCATCATCCGCTCCAGCGCCGAGCTGCTGCTTGGCAAATCCCGGCGCGAGGACCCAAAAAGCTCTCATACGCGCATCCTGCAAGCCATCTTCGACGAGTCCAAGCGCCTGTCGCGCACGGTCAACGAATTTCTGGATTACGCCAGGCCCAAGGCCCCCAGGCTGGAGCCCGTGGATGTGACCCAGGTGCTGGACCAGATGGCCGTGTTCCTGGAATCCAAGCTCCAGCAGCAGGAGGTTGAGCTGGCCAGGGAGTACGCGCCCGGAGTCATGATCATGGCCGACCGCGACTTGATCTACCGCGCCTTCTACAACTTGGTGGCCAATGCCCTGGAAGCTCTGAACGGCCCCGGCAAAATCAGGATTTCGGTCAATGCAGCCGCGGGACAAGTTATGGTAAACATCGAGGACAGCGGTACCGGTTTCGCCCCGGAAACCCTGGAGAAGCTGCGCGATCCGTTCTTCACCACCAAGGACTCGGGCACCGGGCTGGGCTTGACCATAGTGGACACCATCCTTGGCGGGCATGGCGCGCAGATGCACCTGGGCAACAATCCCGAGGGCGGCGCCCGCGTGGAGATAATCTTCCCCGCCGCAAAGGCAGGATAGGAGCGCCATGGCCGACACCATTCTGGTCAT is a window of Desulfocurvibacter africanus subsp. africanus DSM 2603 DNA encoding:
- a CDS encoding ATP-binding protein; the encoded protein is MTNTDQHKRTAPAASPFQLVKLLSWSFFVLIVGFNLMLSIFLADYARHTLMKKQEEFALLLAENLNHQIFQRFTLPTLIGFGRIELRQKAQFERLDKTVRSTIHSFHVIEVRIYDFEQTVAYSTNAALVGLEGLAGHTVKAAMDTGQHSFEVINFNPTYRAFLRPELEKGSAIMRTVYTLRAERRLDTPERTGPIIGVLEFTQDITDVYSTVLNFQRIIILSSLLSSLGLFFMLLLMIRRADRLAAQRTREKEMLERDLHQSEKMASMGRMVSGIAHEIRNPLGIIRSSAELLLGKSRREDPKSSHTRILQAIFDESKRLSRTVNEFLDYARPKAPRLEPVDVTQVLDQMAVFLESKLQQQEVELAREYAPGVMIMADRDLIYRAFYNLVANALEALNGPGKIRISVNAAAGQVMVNIEDSGTGFAPETLEKLRDPFFTTKDSGTGLGLTIVDTILGGHGAQMHLGNNPEGGARVEIIFPAAKAG